The following coding sequences lie in one Danio rerio strain Tuebingen ecotype United States chromosome 25, GRCz12tu, whole genome shotgun sequence genomic window:
- the LOC141380989 gene encoding uncharacterized protein, translating to MEDITVPVLYEDDPCRDLRNSPSSSPLPQSPASLAEPSTSAGGEGQLPSRAPSVPSQPSDSGDSLSVEAQGVVIGPDGIAGWDKVQDLAAYLVGLREAPYLTDLQVTEAIQLWTALLDVDKQRINYQPRHQPQLTHGRFKAPKRSGVTPGVESVKRCLIGHPGGPAQWPSTSRLVEAICTKLCAVHKSTSKKAGVRTPRWSKILTDYHHIRDLVLGSRRLMDETVIQLFELNQKTLIQWFQRRQKDQEMSVLTQGLTPLNPIAVADTQLPLPREKLDEAPSTSGPKHQFVFPPNKAGQAPLLRPGRKSASATTTVCSFLPDATTVCSFPPAPTTVCPIAPTPTTVCHIAPAPTMVCPVTPTFTTVRPISPASTTVCPIIPASTTVRPIAPAPTTVRTIVSAPTTVCSFPPAPSTVCPIAPPPTAPGVVKPISGPGSLFGTLVFNPDMSVSMVIPSFAAPTSSAVPASPAPAVAPPAPAVPPPAPAPPAPAVPPPAPAPPAPAVPVSRYTQRNRRRREQEKESGVHKRKYVRAVTFNVCSKCGQPKTKEFGHSRFGNATFCLQTSNGKSLEDWLAEQRQQNKGQTPAPE from the exons ATGGAGGACATCACAGTTCCAGTGCTGTATGAGGATGACCCCTGCCGTGATCTCAGAAACAGCCCCTCATCTTCGCCTCTGCCTCAGTCCCCAGCATCACTGGCTGAGCCGTCCACATCAGCTGGTGGAGAAGGACAGCTTCCTAGCCGAGCCCCCTCAGTGCCGTCACAGCCATCCGACTCTGGAGACAGTCTCTCTGTTGAGGCTCAG GGAGTAGTCATTGGACCTGATGGCATTGCTGGGTGGGACAAGGTCCAGGATCTGGCTGCTTATTTGGTAGGTCTTCGTGAGGCTCCTTACCTCACTGACCTGCAGGTGACAGAGGCCATCCAGCTGTGGACAGCTCTCCTGGATGTTGATAAACAGCGCATCAACTACCAGCCTCGACATCAGCCTCAGCTGACGCATGGGCGCTTTAAGGCACCAAAGCGCTCCGGAGTCACTCCAGGTGTGGAGAGCGTCAAACGTTGTCTGATTGGACATCCTGGGGGTCCAGCACAGTGGCCTAGCACCAGCCGCTTGGTTGAGGCCATTTGTACAAAGCTGTGTGCCGTACACAAGTCCACTTCCAAGAAGGCTGGTGTTCGCACCCCCAGGTGGTCTAAAATACTGACCGATTACCACCACATCCGGGATCTGGTGCTTGGCAGTCGCAGGCTAATGGATGAAACAGTGATCCAGCTTTTTGAGCTAAACCAGAAGACGCTCATTCAGTG GTTTCAACGGAGGCAAAAGGATCAGGAAATGAGTGTACTCACTCAGGGACTGACTCCACTTAATCCAATTGCTGTGGCAGATACGCAGCTTCCTTTGCCGAGGGAAAAATTGGACGAGGCACCGTCAACATCAGGCCCCAAACACCAGTTTGTTTTTCCTCCAAATAAAGCAGGACAGGCACCTCTTCTTCGACCTGGACGAAAGTCTGCTTCAGCAACCACCACAGTTTGCTCTTTCCTGCCAGATGCCACCACGGTGTGCTCCTTCCCACCGGCCCCCACGACGGTATGCCCCATCGCGCCAACCCCCACCACAGTCTGCCACATTGCACCGGCCCCTACCATGGTGTGCCCCGTCACACCGACCTTCACCACAGTGCGCCCCATCTCGCCAGCCTCCACCACAGTGTGCCCCATCATACCAGCCTCCACCACAGTGCGCCCTATTGCGCCGGCCCCCACCACAGTGCGCACCATTGTGTCTGCCCCCACCACGGTGTGCTCCTTTCCACCGGCCCCCAGCACGGTGTGCCCCATTGCACCACCCCCCACAGCACCAGGTGTTGTGAAGCCCATTTCAGGACCTGGATCATTGTTTGGCACActtgtttttaacccagacatgagTGTGTCAATGGTGATTCCATCATTTGCTGCACCAACATCCAGTGCAGTCCCAGCttcacctgcacctgctgttgctccacctgcacctgctgttcctccacctgcacctgctccacctgcacctgctgttcctccacctgcacctgctccacctgcgCCTGCTGTTCCTGTGTCCCGTTACACCCAGAGGAACAGGCGCAGACGGGAACAGGAGAAGGAAAGTGGAGTCCACAAAAGGAAGTATGTGCGTGCGGTTACTTTTAATGTTTGCAGCAAATGTGGGCAACCCAAGACTAAGGAGTTTGGCCATAGCCGATTTGGTAATGCCACATTTTGTCTGCAAACTTCAAATGGCAAATCCTTAGAGGACTGGTTGGCAGAACAGCGCCAGCAAAATAAAGGACAAACTCCGGCTCCAGAATAA